taaatgggctatctaacactgaaagaatttttcaaatcggactagtagttcctgagattagcgctttcaaacaaacaaacaaacaaactcttcagctttataatattatatatagtatagatgaatgCAGCGATTTGCTGATTTGATACATAGTATAATAGGGCAGAGCCTCTAGTATTGTGTATTGTTTCTTATACTATATAAATTTGAATGTGTGTCCTAACATTAAAATGATGTAGATAACTATTCTGTCTCATTGTCTACATTCATAGAAAAGAatataaatgttgtttatataaatatctgtaTATAACTATGTAATTTTTGTAGGTCTTAagtgttgtaataaaattactatttcagTAAACAAGTTTCTAAAATtgcttcttatttttttaactccGCGTTTAATCTAAAAATATCGATCCTTAGCTATAGTAGTTAGGTACTCTcctactatattatttttaaccattactgtcccactgctgggcaagggtctcctcctgatTGAGGGAGGGTTAGGCTGTATTAATATGCTAGGCAAAAAGACAAAACAGGTAGGTATTTACACAACTATTATATCATGAAACAGAAGTCATTGTTTGTCCTTTTCATTCAAGACTAATGCAATCgtatcttaaagaaataaaaaacaaaacaatctttGCTGTAGAAATTTATATACAGAATATGACTATAATGAACTATTCGTTGCTTTACCACCTCTTTTTGGACTTTTGTTTTAACGATCCGAGGCTGACGGCTCGCTGCATCTCAGCTTGTTGTTCCGCCTCCACAGTTTTGTCTGTCATCATGTCCAgtaatatttcaaactttaacCTTAGCATATTGTTTTCTTCCTCAAGCCTTTCTAACTCGTGTTTGAGGCGAATATTCTCTTTGTGGGCGACTCCAGCTTTACCTGAAGCTAAACAGAATCATTGTCTTATAACATTCTAGTGTCGTCTAAAATTCTGAGGATATAAGTACCTATAGTTTCGTTCGCTTGTCTAAACTGTGCGTACAtacgaaaaataatttcaatgtaAGAACTTacttataagtacctacttcatAATTATGTTGAGTAGCGGACTTTTAGTCCATTTAGTTGCGCATCATTGTATCTGATTATGACTCAAAAGTAGGACAAATGACGCTTATTTGGCCTAAGCAGCCCTAGTAGTATCTAATGAATCTATTTACTAATTGATTATGATGAAAAAGCTTTACCTGGTATCCATTGTCCTTCTTCAAACGACACTTCAAAATCCcctagttttattttcaatgggCCTACATCTAAAGACAATTCTTTCGATGCATAATCACTCCCCAACTCGTTTTTAATAACTGATGTGTCTTGTTTTCTCACTGGAATCGTCTTTGGTGAGaatttgttactaaataaaGGCATTTTCTTGCACAAGACAAAGAATGATTAGCGTCATGCGGTTGCTAAGCAACGCGTGATACAAACTTTTTATGTTGACATTAGTGTCGCTAGATACTTTTTTGGTCTCTAATCTtgatgatatttaaataaaatacctataggTATTGTACATACCTAAACTATTTACAAAAGGTTGCGGTCAACTTTAATCGCGGTTTTATTCAGACATAATAATTTTCTAGAAGTTACATGTTTTCTGATTCCCACAAGAAAACCTtcattgtacaaaaataattcttctaaattcattattaaatGGTACTCTTTTGAAATCTATTTGAGTACCTCGACTAACTAAGAATAGCTATCTTCGGTATTCTATCTGCTGTATGTATTTTAGGTATTacttgcaaaaataaaaacattcttcATACTCGTTTTAATACTGTTTATTcgagaattatttaaaaaacaaaataaatagataaaattaatacCAACATGATACAGAAcacttgtaaaatatatttttattattacctaaataatggaattcttataaaaatattataaaatcaggTTATTGCTTGTTCTTATTGTGCAGTGTAAAATCTGCATTACATCTTCAGTCTAATTAACATCACAGCTGGAATGATTAGAATTATGGAGCCGGCAGTGTATGTGATCGCCGCACCCGAACACCAGTATACTGCAACAGAAATATACACATCAGAAGTTTGAAGGAACATTCCGGAATCATTATGCAGGtttgaacatatttatttttatcttaacaaactattttaaaaataaatcgaggTCCTCCGGGTCGGGggcctcggggatcggggtactctgGGAATAACCCATTGTAACAGCGTATCAGATATACGGCACCGTCTTAGTCTAGACCAAGAATTTAAACAAGGCACTTAAGTAGTTGTTTGTGGTGCCACATCTCCTCAATGGAcct
Above is a genomic segment from Anticarsia gemmatalis isolate Benzon Research Colony breed Stoneville strain chromosome 8, ilAntGemm2 primary, whole genome shotgun sequence containing:
- the Cby gene encoding beta catenin antagonist chibby, coding for MPLFSNKFSPKTIPVRKQDTSVIKNELGSDYASKELSLDVGPLKIKLGDFEVSFEEGQWIPASGKAGVAHKENIRLKHELERLEEENNMLRLKFEILLDMMTDKTVEAEQQAEMQRAVSLGSLKQKSKKRW